One region of Deltaproteobacteria bacterium genomic DNA includes:
- a CDS encoding ABC transporter ATP-binding protein: protein MVLLKAENLSVAYYRDINILKGVSVEVAEQSITSIIGPNGAGKSTLLKALYGLLRPTGGAIYFRGQQISHLRVHDFIRQGIAYVPQFRSLFPDLTVQENLELGTWIFKRDRKRVRSAIARVFERFPILAEKRRQAAGLLSGGQQRILEIGRCLLTDPDVCLLDEPTATLAPKIANQIYATLLDLKSEGVTFVIVDQRVKQAFEISDAIYVLELGENKISGSKEEFEGGLKELIKGWLE, encoded by the coding sequence ATGGTTCTGCTCAAAGCTGAAAACCTGAGCGTGGCCTACTACAGGGATATCAACATCCTCAAAGGCGTCTCTGTGGAAGTTGCCGAGCAGTCCATCACGAGCATCATCGGCCCCAATGGGGCTGGGAAGTCAACGCTTCTCAAGGCGCTCTATGGACTGCTGAGACCGACAGGCGGAGCCATTTATTTTCGAGGCCAACAGATCAGCCATCTCAGGGTGCATGATTTCATCAGGCAGGGAATAGCATACGTTCCCCAGTTTCGAAGCCTTTTCCCTGATCTCACTGTGCAGGAAAATCTGGAACTCGGCACATGGATTTTCAAGCGAGACAGAAAGAGGGTACGATCGGCCATAGCTCGAGTTTTCGAGCGCTTCCCGATTCTTGCCGAAAAGCGCAGGCAAGCGGCCGGCCTCCTCAGCGGCGGCCAGCAAAGGATTCTGGAAATCGGCAGATGCCTTCTTACCGACCCCGACGTCTGTTTACTGGATGAGCCGACCGCAACTCTGGCTCCTAAGATTGCCAACCAGATTTACGCCACTTTACTCGATCTCAAAAGTGAAGGAGTGACCTTTGTCATTGTTGACCAACGCGTCAAGCAAGCCTTTGAAATATCTGACGCCATCTACGTGCTGGAGCTTGGTGAAAACAAGATCAGCGGCAGCAAAGAAGAATTTGAAGGTGGCCTGAAAGAACTGATCAAAGGATGGCTG
- a CDS encoding ABC transporter ATP-binding protein — MAYLIEIENLVKTFGGVRALDGISLSVPENTIAAVIGPNGSGKTTLLNCINGIYRPEKGEVRFKGKAITGQRPHITAKLGIGRTFQIPRVFKRVTVVDNILASVLDSNKSNRQIHREALDLLEQVGMLDLQNSLAEELSGGQQKLLELLRLWMRDPELVLLDEPFAGVHPELKTLFFEQVRTMKKQGKTFILISHDMKSVYRLSDEIYVFDLGRVIAHGSEEEIKADERVIEAYLGS; from the coding sequence ATGGCATATTTGATCGAAATCGAAAACCTCGTAAAAACCTTTGGTGGAGTCAGAGCTCTAGACGGCATCAGCCTGTCGGTGCCTGAGAACACCATTGCCGCGGTCATCGGTCCCAACGGCTCCGGCAAAACCACTCTTCTCAATTGCATCAACGGTATTTACAGGCCGGAGAAGGGTGAAGTGCGCTTCAAGGGAAAGGCCATTACCGGGCAGCGCCCTCATATTACAGCAAAACTTGGCATAGGGCGTACCTTTCAAATTCCGCGAGTTTTCAAGAGAGTCACGGTCGTGGACAATATACTGGCTTCGGTTCTGGACTCCAACAAGTCCAACCGACAGATCCACCGTGAAGCCCTGGACCTGTTGGAGCAGGTGGGCATGCTGGACCTGCAAAACAGTCTGGCGGAGGAACTCTCCGGTGGACAGCAGAAGTTATTGGAACTCCTGCGGCTGTGGATGCGCGACCCGGAGCTTGTCCTCCTTGACGAACCGTTTGCCGGAGTGCACCCGGAACTCAAGACCCTATTTTTCGAACAGGTCAGGACAATGAAGAAACAGGGCAAGACGTTCATTTTGATCAGCCATGATATGAAGTCGGTCTACAGGCTTTCCGATGAAATCTATGTCTTTGATCTCGGCAGGGTCATTGCGCACGGCTCAGAAGAAGAGATCAAGGCCGACGAACGAGTCATCGAAGCGTATCTTGGAAGCTGA